The following coding sequences are from one Osmia bicornis bicornis chromosome 2, iOsmBic2.1, whole genome shotgun sequence window:
- the LOC114883016 gene encoding sorbitol dehydrogenase-like: MEFLSFDVTKKTLALRRAEVPVPAPNEVRVRVAYSGICGTDLHILDGTFPCKKEGLLTLGHEFSGTIDAVGSAVQNLKVGQKVVVDPNSGCNLCDYCRVGDYHFCDNGGINNTVGIFRDGGWSTHAIVPEGQVYLLPEGVGMAQAALTEPLSCLAHGWDKINPVNVGLNVLVLGAGIIGLLWSCLLHLHGLRKTVTVSEPQEKRRSAVKKLGLDYGVKSPAELKSGFDLVVDCSGSGPAMEAAVPLLNRGGRLCVFGVASPKAKLTIEPFQIYMKELKIVGVNINPFTFHKGIALLQAMADTYLNYDKLCIKTYSLSEYPKALEALKRGEISKAVFKLQ; this comes from the exons ATGGAATTTTTAAGTTTCGATGTTACGAAGAAAACGCTCGCGTTGCGGAGGGCGGAAGTTCCTGTGCCGGCGCCCAATGAAGTTCGTGTCAGGGTTGCCTATTCTGGGATCTGTGGGACCGATCTTCATATATTAGAC GGAACGTTCCCGTGCAAGAAGGAAGGACTTCTCACCCTCGGCCACGAATTttccggcacgatcgacgcggTTGGTTCCGCGGTGCAAAATCTGAAAGTTGGTCAGAAGGTGGTGGTTGATCCCAACAGTGGTTGTAATCTCTGCGACTATTGTCGCGTTGGAGATTATCATTTCTGCGACAACGGCGGTATAAACAATACCGTTGGAATCTTCAGAGATGGCGGATGGTCCACCCACGCTATCGTTCCGGAAGGTCAG GTTTATCTATTGCCCGAGGGGGTTGGAATGGCACAAGCTGCCCTTACCGAGCCACTCTCCTGTTTGGCTCACGGATGGGACAAGATCAATCCCGTGAACGTGGGTCTTAACGTTCTCGTACTCGGCGCTGGGATAATTGGCCTTTTGTGGTCTTGTCTGTTGCATTTGCACGGTCTTCGGAAAACCGTCACGGTCAGCGAGCCCCAAGAAAAGCGGCGAAGCGCGGTGAAGAAACTTG GCTTGGACTACGGTGTAAAAAGTCCAGCAGAATTAAAAAGTGGATTCGACTTGGTTGTGGACTGTAGCGGTTCAGGTCCAGCCATGGAAGCGGCTGTACCTTTGTTAAATCGCGGTGGTCGCCTCTGCGTGTTCGGTGTGGCTAGTCCTAAAGCAAAATTGACAATCGAGCCATTCCAG ATTTACATGAAGGAGTTGAAGATTGTAGGCGTAAACATAAATCCGTTTACATTCCATAAAGGGATTGCTTTATTGCAAGCAATGGCCGATACGTATCTTAATTACGATAAGCTATGCATTAAGACTTATTCTTTATCCGAATACCCTAAAGCACTGGAAGCATTGAAGCGAGGTGAAATCAGTAAAGctgttttcaaattacaataA
- the LOC114883017 gene encoding lachesin: MKIMYIILVFVFLQAVSGQRTPTISHITQEQIKDIGESVEFRCSVQYAQDFPVIWIKINKDSANDQLPLSHGSSLIITDTRFALKHDEATSTFILQVKDIQETDAGFYQCKVLISLNNYVTANVELQVRRPPVISDNSTRSLVVSEGQPVQLDCYAGGFPSPRISWRRENNAILPTGGSIYRGNTLKISAIRKEDRGTYYCVAENGVGRGARRNINVEVEFAPVITAPRPRLGQALQYDMDLECHVEAYPPPAIIWLKDDVQLSNNQHYSISHFATADQYTDTTIRVITVEKRQYGEYVCRAANKLGTAETTVELFETSVPVCPPACGQAIYYGAGVERVSSGLLVVLVLFITVALSYLQTKLIDD; this comes from the exons ATGAAGATTATGTATATAATTTTGGTGTTTGTCTTTTTACAAGCAg tTAGTGGACAACGTACACCAACCATATCTCATATAACTCAAGAACAAATTAAAGATATTGGAGAGAGTGTTGAATTTCGTTGCTCTGTTCAATATGCACAAGATTTCCCAGTTATTtggataaaaattaataaagataGCGCGAATGATCAGTTACCTCTTTCGCATGGTAGTTCATTAATCATAACAGACACTAGATTTGCTCTCAAACACGACGAGGCAACATCTACCTTTATATTACAG GTAAAAGACATACAAGAAACTGATGCTGGATTTTATCAATGCAAAGTTTTAATATCCTTAAATAATTATGTAACTGCAAATGTTGAACTGCAAGTTCGCAGACCACCTGTTATTAGTGATAATTCTACTAGATCTCTTGTAGTTAGCGAAGGACAACCTGTGCAACTTGACTGTTATGCAGGTGGATTTCCTTCGCCTAGAATCTCATGGCGTAGAGAAAACAATGCTATTTTACCAACTGGTGGATCGATCTATCG TGGGAATACATTGAAGATTTCGGCAATTCGTAAAGAAGATCGCGGAACGTATTATTGCGTTGCCGAAAATGGAGTAGGACGGGGTGCTAGACGTAACATTAACGTGGAAGTTGAATTCGCACCTGTGATCACGGCACCCAGGCCACGACTTGGTCAAGCTTTACAATACGATATGGATTTGGAATGTCACGTAGAAGCTTATCCTCCACCAGCTATCATATGGTTAAAGGATGATGTTCAATTGTCGAATAACCAGCATTATAGCATATCACACTTTGCAACTGCAGATCAGTATACTGATACAACCATCAGGGTGATAACAGTTGAAAAGAGACAATACGGAGAATATGTTTGCAGAGCTGCTAATAAATTAGGAACTGCAGAAACAACGGTCGAACTGTTTG AAACATCTGTCCCTGTGTGTCCACCAGCTTGTGGTCAAGCTATTTATTATGGGGCTGGAGTAGAACGAGTTTCTTCAGGACTTTTGGTAGTCttagttttatttattacgGTTGCTCTGAG tTATTTACAAACGAAATTAATTGACGATTAG